The following are from one region of the Paenalkalicoccus suaedae genome:
- a CDS encoding carbon starvation CstA family protein — MITFMVGVALLIVGYFTYGKFVERVFGVKDARPTPAYVNQDGVDYVPMNTRKNSLIQLLNIAGTGPVFGPILGALYGPVAFIWIVVGCIFAGAVHDYLTGMISIRNKGAHLPALASKFLGGAMKHVVNAFAILLLLLVGTVFVSTPASLIHLLIDGRVAIGFILAAIFIYYIFATLMPVDKIIGRFYPYFGAILLLSSAGVGAMLLFTGAPIPELTLSNLHPDNAPVLPLLFFTITCGALSGFHATQTPIISRTTKAEPQGRKIFYGMMIAEGIIAMIWAAAAMSLFNGPVGLNEILAAGGPGAVVTEVSTLLLGSVAGTLAVIGVIVLPITSGDTAFRSARMIIAEYFSIAQKKVSSRLWIALPLFAISVVFTQIDFNLLWRYFSWANQATAVIALFVGAMYLYIARKNYFIALIPGAFMLVMVITYILNAQIGFGLSWPVAWTGGIIGATVLVVMFFRQGNKQRERNLPLEVDVSDYEEKAS; from the coding sequence ATGATTACGTTTATGGTTGGGGTTGCCTTGCTAATTGTTGGGTATTTTACGTACGGGAAGTTTGTGGAGCGCGTGTTTGGTGTGAAGGATGCGCGTCCGACGCCTGCTTATGTGAATCAGGATGGGGTCGACTATGTTCCGATGAATACGAGGAAGAACTCGTTGATTCAGCTACTGAATATTGCGGGGACGGGGCCTGTATTTGGTCCGATTCTCGGTGCGCTTTATGGTCCGGTGGCGTTTATTTGGATCGTTGTTGGGTGTATTTTTGCCGGTGCTGTGCACGATTATCTCACTGGGATGATTTCGATTCGTAATAAGGGTGCTCACCTGCCCGCTTTAGCGAGTAAGTTTTTAGGTGGGGCGATGAAGCACGTGGTTAACGCGTTTGCGATTCTTCTGTTGCTTCTTGTTGGTACGGTTTTTGTATCGACGCCTGCAAGTCTGATTCACCTGCTTATTGATGGTCGTGTCGCAATTGGATTTATTTTAGCTGCTATTTTTATCTACTATATTTTTGCGACGCTCATGCCTGTTGATAAGATTATCGGTCGTTTTTATCCGTACTTCGGTGCGATTCTCCTGCTGAGCTCAGCGGGTGTTGGGGCGATGCTTCTCTTTACTGGGGCGCCGATTCCAGAGCTTACGCTATCTAATTTACATCCTGATAATGCACCTGTTTTACCGCTTCTCTTCTTTACCATTACATGCGGGGCTTTGTCTGGATTCCATGCGACGCAAACACCTATTATCTCTCGCACAACAAAAGCGGAGCCGCAGGGTCGCAAGATTTTCTATGGCATGATGATTGCAGAGGGTATTATTGCGATGATCTGGGCCGCAGCGGCGATGAGCCTGTTTAACGGGCCGGTCGGACTCAATGAGATCCTTGCTGCCGGTGGACCGGGCGCAGTTGTAACCGAGGTATCGACGCTCTTACTTGGCTCAGTGGCTGGTACGCTTGCCGTGATCGGGGTTATCGTGCTGCCGATTACTTCCGGCGACACGGCGTTCCGAAGCGCTCGAATGATCATTGCCGAGTACTTCTCAATTGCACAGAAAAAAGTGTCGAGCCGTCTATGGATCGCGCTACCGCTGTTTGCAATCTCTGTTGTGTTTACGCAAATCGACTTTAACCTATTGTGGAGATACTTCAGCTGGGCGAACCAGGCGACCGCTGTGATCGCACTCTTCGTTGGGGCAATGTATCTGTACATTGCGAGGAAAAACTATTTTATCGCGCTGATACCAGGAGCCTTCATGCTCGTCATGGTTATCACCTACATTTTAAATGCACAAATTGGATTTGGTTTATCGTGGCCAGTTGCGTGGACAGGCGGAATCATTGGAGCAACAGTGCTCGTTGTGATGTTCTTCCGTCAAGGTAATAAACAACGAGAGCGTAATCTACCGCTCGAGGTCGACGTGTCCGATTACGAGGAGAAGGCGTCGTAG
- a CDS encoding type II toxin-antitoxin system death-on-curing family toxin codes for MRFLTEEEVIAINMLVIERYSPGEPVGVRYPELLDSALNRMKQSAFGEPAYPTIFSKAAALVDSLSKNHVFENANKRTALVAMLQFLSYNGLTFDMDQQQAEDFIVDIVNHKFTFHEIAQNIESHCSTK; via the coding sequence ATGAGGTTTCTCACCGAAGAAGAAGTCATTGCAATAAATATGCTCGTTATTGAGCGCTATAGCCCGGGCGAGCCGGTAGGTGTCAGGTATCCAGAGCTTCTAGACTCGGCGTTGAATCGGATGAAGCAGTCTGCTTTTGGGGAGCCAGCCTATCCGACGATCTTTAGTAAAGCAGCGGCACTCGTCGATTCATTGTCTAAAAATCATGTCTTCGAGAATGCTAATAAACGCACAGCACTCGTAGCAATGCTTCAATTTTTATCCTATAACGGTCTCACCTTTGACATGGATCAGCAACAGGCCGAGGACTTTATCGTCGACATCGTCAATCACAAATTCACCTTTCATGAGATTGCACAAAATATCGAATCACACTGTTCCACCAAATAA
- a CDS encoding AbrB/MazE/SpoVT family DNA-binding domain-containing protein, which produces MERKVTKIGNSLGVTFPADLLERLGVRQGDTVVMEEQDGALLIRKSQKVELPKGISPDFFDTLDANMTKYDQAIKGLVER; this is translated from the coding sequence ATGGAGCGAAAAGTAACGAAAATTGGCAACAGTTTAGGTGTTACGTTTCCAGCGGACTTGCTAGAGCGTTTGGGAGTAAGACAAGGGGATACTGTGGTGATGGAGGAGCAGGATGGTGCACTTCTAATCCGCAAAAGTCAAAAAGTGGAGCTACCTAAAGGGATCAGCCCCGATTTTTTTGATACGTTAGATGCGAATATGACAAAATATGATCAAGCAATTAAAGGTTTGGTAGAGCGCTAA
- a CDS encoding DUF5367 family protein yields MSNTFTKQQTTGLVILGVVFWFTAALMVQFTGDFFFNGEAIRITMAFLLAIPVLLFFLAITIAALRIERNQTFEAVSIMTMVALLLDGLAMAFFRELYHSSYQVSHYGASWIMWGAGMGLLIAYIRSKT; encoded by the coding sequence ATGTCCAACACTTTTACGAAGCAACAAACAACTGGTCTCGTCATACTCGGAGTCGTATTCTGGTTCACAGCAGCACTGATGGTGCAGTTTACAGGAGATTTCTTCTTCAACGGCGAAGCTATAAGAATCACCATGGCCTTTCTTCTTGCCATACCTGTGCTCCTATTTTTTCTCGCCATTACAATCGCCGCCTTGCGCATTGAACGCAATCAAACCTTTGAGGCCGTAAGCATCATGACCATGGTCGCGCTATTATTAGATGGACTTGCAATGGCATTCTTCCGCGAGCTCTATCACAGCTCCTATCAAGTCTCCCACTATGGCGCAAGCTGGATCATGTGGGGTGCCGGCATGGGATTACTAATCGCCTACATTCGCTCAAAAACATAA
- a CDS encoding response regulator transcription factor, which produces MITILLVEDDKSLRRLIHVFLKKQGYTVLEATNGLEALALLEDNHVDLLLCDIMMPEMDGISLMEAWQDAKMTTPVLVVTAKEDMETMERSFRAGGDDYIVKPIKLQELALRIQALLRRARITAEKRITIGTVIVDYESLSIEAGSNTIFLPKKEFYLLYKLLSYPRRVFSRVELLEEIWGLDADVDSRTVDSHVKKIRRRTEEIAEFEIVTVRGLGYKAELCV; this is translated from the coding sequence ATGATCACCATCCTACTCGTCGAGGACGACAAGTCTTTACGCCGACTCATACACGTCTTTTTGAAGAAACAAGGGTACACCGTCCTTGAAGCCACAAACGGACTAGAAGCCCTCGCCCTTTTGGAGGACAACCACGTGGATCTCCTTCTATGCGACATCATGATGCCTGAGATGGATGGCATCAGCTTGATGGAAGCTTGGCAGGATGCAAAGATGACAACCCCTGTGCTTGTCGTTACCGCCAAAGAAGATATGGAGACGATGGAGCGAAGCTTTCGGGCTGGAGGCGACGATTACATCGTGAAGCCGATCAAGCTACAGGAACTGGCGCTCCGAATTCAGGCGTTACTAAGACGAGCCCGCATTACAGCCGAAAAACGGATTACGATTGGAACCGTGATCGTCGACTACGAATCGCTATCAATTGAAGCAGGTTCCAACACGATTTTCCTCCCAAAGAAAGAATTTTATCTACTGTATAAGCTGCTTAGCTATCCGCGGCGGGTCTTCTCGCGCGTGGAGCTGTTGGAGGAGATTTGGGGATTGGATGCGGATGTCGATAGTCGGACGGTGGATAGTCATGTGAAGAAGATTCGGCGGCGCACGGAGGAGATCGCGGAGTTTGAGATTGTGACGGTGCGCGGGCTTGGCTACAAGGCGGAGCTGTGCGTATGA
- a CDS encoding sensor histidine kinase: MKRFLFSIQVKLTLAVVTILFVVAILSVVLVIPFVETVLSPVGIGLVLLLSIVLDAIFITFAARFITRPLEEIRHMAGEVTAGRLEARTTYTSRDEIGALAADMNRMAESLESVDRLRQEFVTNVSHEFKTPLSSIQGYAELLQQEDFSRDEQREFAGVIESEAARLHQLASRLLQLSRIETESTHEQATTFDLAEQIRQVLLTFEPFCRQNPVELDIELEPVTITSQQRLLVHVWQNLVDNAFVASPSGSVITVRLWHDERDGRAVVRVHNVGHIPLEAQERIFERFYQVDTSRTRDGAGLGLAIVREILMQVGGEIKVSSSVEAGVTFEVRV, encoded by the coding sequence ATGAAGCGATTTTTATTCTCGATCCAAGTAAAGCTGACGCTCGCGGTCGTGACGATCCTGTTTGTTGTGGCGATCTTGTCTGTCGTGCTCGTGATTCCATTTGTGGAAACTGTGCTCTCGCCCGTTGGTATAGGGCTCGTGCTCTTGTTGTCGATTGTGTTGGACGCGATCTTTATCACCTTCGCGGCGCGATTTATCACGCGTCCGCTCGAAGAGATTCGGCACATGGCCGGTGAAGTGACTGCTGGGCGCTTAGAGGCGCGGACGACGTATACAAGTCGCGATGAAATCGGTGCGCTCGCCGCTGACATGAACCGCATGGCCGAGTCGTTGGAAAGCGTGGACCGCCTGCGACAAGAGTTTGTCACCAACGTCTCCCACGAATTCAAAACGCCGTTAAGCTCGATTCAAGGCTATGCCGAACTGCTCCAGCAGGAGGACTTTAGCCGCGACGAGCAGCGCGAATTCGCCGGCGTCATCGAGAGCGAAGCCGCGCGCCTGCACCAGCTCGCATCGCGCCTCCTCCAGCTCTCCCGAATCGAAACCGAAAGCACGCACGAACAAGCCACCACCTTCGATCTAGCCGAGCAAATCCGCCAAGTCCTGCTCACCTTCGAGCCCTTTTGCCGTCAAAATCCCGTGGAGCTCGATATTGAGCTTGAGCCCGTTACCATCACGAGCCAACAGCGTTTACTCGTTCACGTATGGCAAAACCTTGTCGACAATGCGTTCGTGGCTTCGCCTAGTGGCAGCGTGATTACTGTGCGCCTGTGGCACGATGAGAGAGATGGACGGGCAGTCGTGCGAGTGCACAACGTGGGACACATCCCACTTGAGGCACAGGAGCGCATCTTTGAGCGCTTCTACCAAGTAGACACCTCACGCACGCGTGATGGCGCCGGCCTCGGCCTCGCCATCGTGCGGGAGATACTCATGCAGGTCGGTGGAGAAATTAAGGTAAGTAGCTCCGTTGAGGCAGGCGTGACGTTTGAGGTGAGGGTGTGA
- a CDS encoding LolA family protein, which translates to MKKHLILSLGAVLTLAACGNNETNGDPINNENAGHTPAGQNESGANNSPANDESDINENNNEDIMNENENEESSASTPSGLIDENRDHDPQEIVENAIALFDDLESLHFTLESEINQQMDMEGMPEGEINMYITETHWEFIQDGEYYNRLEVEALSEGTEDGEEFTEEEPMNYSFTYLDDPTYQITYDEGDTEAIRFEQPIEQEESVDFSQWAFQLEDILMNAELTYEGTEEINGYDTYHVRAEMDGEVSEHWFDQDTYYEVQTVTSSEAGEESPGDQTTISTVTDYELDPDFDESLFEAPEDVEVVDGSFEDTIG; encoded by the coding sequence ATGAAAAAACATCTTATCCTGTCGCTCGGTGCTGTGCTGACGCTTGCTGCTTGCGGGAATAACGAGACGAACGGAGATCCTATAAATAATGAGAATGCCGGTCATACGCCTGCTGGTCAAAACGAATCTGGCGCTAACAACTCGCCCGCCAACGATGAAAGCGATATCAACGAGAATAATAACGAAGACATTATGAATGAAAATGAGAATGAGGAATCCAGCGCCTCTACTCCCTCTGGCTTGATTGACGAGAACCGCGATCATGATCCTCAGGAGATTGTCGAAAATGCGATTGCACTCTTTGATGATTTAGAGAGCCTCCATTTTACGCTGGAGAGTGAAATTAATCAGCAAATGGACATGGAAGGCATGCCCGAAGGTGAAATTAATATGTACATTACTGAAACACATTGGGAATTCATTCAAGACGGAGAGTATTATAACCGTTTAGAAGTGGAAGCATTGTCAGAAGGCACGGAAGACGGCGAAGAGTTTACGGAAGAAGAGCCAATGAATTACTCATTTACGTACCTGGATGATCCAACTTATCAAATTACGTATGATGAAGGTGACACCGAGGCCATTCGTTTTGAACAACCTATTGAACAAGAAGAGTCAGTCGACTTTTCACAATGGGCATTCCAGCTCGAGGATATCTTAATGAACGCCGAGCTTACGTATGAAGGCACGGAGGAAATTAACGGCTACGATACGTATCACGTACGTGCGGAAATGGACGGCGAAGTGTCCGAGCACTGGTTTGACCAAGACACGTATTATGAAGTCCAAACTGTAACTAGCAGTGAAGCTGGCGAAGAATCGCCAGGAGATCAGACGACGATTAGTACCGTGACTGACTATGAGCTTGATCCTGATTTTGATGAGAGCTTGTTTGAAGCACCGGAAGATGTGGAAGTTGTGGACGGTTCGTTTGAAGATACGATTGGATAA
- a CDS encoding STAS domain-containing protein encodes MSIRHAVWTQFVPAFIWVVNSDMVYIECDGIKMKESNLQRHEIIGKSISDFHKEDHSGPNMIGHRQAFDEGSSHYTVDFAGRDYEAQLYHVPDEDIVVGVAMDQTEKRELQERIRRQDLDILEYSVPLVPLLDHAVAIPIVGVFTREKASYIQSAVVTKIVEFEGVENVVIDFSGVPSITEDGAVAFNELYRVFNLLGFRTIVTGIRPGLAITVQSKNHVISSDNIYSSLKTAIKDLLQTR; translated from the coding sequence ATGAGCATTAGACATGCGGTTTGGACACAGTTTGTTCCAGCATTTATTTGGGTTGTAAATTCCGATATGGTGTACATAGAGTGTGACGGTATAAAGATGAAAGAATCGAACTTACAGCGCCACGAAATTATTGGAAAGTCTATATCCGATTTTCACAAAGAAGATCATTCGGGCCCTAATATGATCGGTCATAGGCAAGCATTTGATGAAGGAAGCTCTCACTACACGGTTGACTTTGCAGGTCGGGATTACGAGGCGCAATTGTACCACGTCCCGGACGAAGATATTGTCGTTGGGGTGGCGATGGATCAGACCGAAAAAAGAGAGCTCCAGGAGCGCATTCGCAGGCAGGACTTGGACATACTCGAGTACTCTGTACCACTGGTACCGCTTTTGGATCACGCCGTCGCCATTCCGATCGTTGGCGTATTCACTCGCGAAAAAGCATCCTACATTCAATCAGCGGTTGTCACAAAGATTGTGGAGTTTGAAGGTGTGGAGAACGTTGTCATCGATTTCTCGGGTGTACCGTCGATTACAGAGGATGGAGCAGTAGCGTTCAACGAGCTTTACCGAGTGTTTAACTTACTCGGTTTTCGCACCATCGTAACCGGCATTCGTCCAGGGCTTGCGATTACGGTGCAGTCTAAAAATCACGTCATTTCATCAGACAATATTTACTCAAGTTTAAAGACTGCAATTAAAGATCTGTTGCAAACCAGGTAA
- the chrA gene encoding chromate efflux transporter has protein sequence MPNSNSNIVKRLIEILLVSTRLGFTSFGGPVAHLGYFHEEYVRRRKWLDEKTYADLVALCQFLAGPASSQVGIGIGVIRAGILGGIVSFLGFTLPSVIALILFATVLLGYGIADTGIIDGLKIVAVVVVAHAILGMAKNLTPDLRRKTIALFAIVAVLLWSTAFTQVGVILIAGLVGFLLYRNQSIDDAGEDFKFPISHRFAGVCLALFFGLLIALPILREVTAHDWVALFDSFYRAGSLVFGGGHVVLPLLEREFVPTGWLTEAEFLAGYGAAQAVPGPLFTFAAYIGAVIGGWQVGLLATVAIFLPAFLLILGTLPFWNTLRKNAKVKGALMGVNAAVVGILIAALYQPIWTSSILTALDFAFAAVLFFMLVYWKLPPWVIVLTGAVGGFLMTLI, from the coding sequence ATGCCAAACTCTAACTCAAATATCGTAAAGCGACTAATTGAAATCCTCCTCGTCTCAACAAGACTCGGCTTCACCTCGTTCGGAGGACCAGTCGCACACCTCGGCTACTTCCACGAAGAGTACGTCCGACGACGCAAGTGGCTCGACGAAAAAACCTACGCAGACCTAGTAGCGTTATGTCAGTTTCTCGCCGGCCCAGCAAGCTCGCAGGTCGGAATTGGAATAGGCGTCATACGCGCCGGAATCCTAGGCGGTATCGTCTCCTTCCTCGGATTCACCCTGCCATCCGTCATCGCGCTCATCCTATTTGCAACCGTCCTGCTCGGGTATGGAATCGCCGACACAGGCATCATCGACGGCCTCAAAATCGTCGCAGTCGTCGTCGTCGCACACGCCATATTGGGCATGGCCAAAAATCTCACCCCTGATTTGAGAAGAAAGACGATAGCCCTCTTCGCCATCGTCGCCGTTTTACTTTGGTCGACCGCGTTCACGCAAGTAGGTGTCATCCTGATTGCAGGCTTAGTCGGATTCCTCCTGTATCGCAACCAATCGATCGACGACGCAGGAGAGGACTTTAAATTCCCGATTTCACACCGTTTTGCAGGTGTATGTTTAGCACTCTTTTTCGGACTATTAATCGCGCTCCCAATCCTACGTGAAGTAACAGCTCACGATTGGGTTGCCTTGTTTGACAGCTTTTACCGCGCCGGCTCTCTTGTATTCGGTGGCGGCCACGTCGTGTTACCACTATTGGAACGCGAATTCGTTCCAACAGGCTGGCTCACAGAAGCAGAATTCCTAGCCGGTTACGGCGCAGCTCAAGCTGTTCCAGGTCCATTATTCACGTTCGCCGCCTACATTGGCGCCGTTATCGGCGGCTGGCAGGTCGGCTTACTAGCTACAGTAGCTATCTTTTTACCGGCATTCTTATTAATTTTAGGTACACTACCATTTTGGAACACGCTTCGTAAAAACGCGAAAGTAAAAGGCGCACTCATGGGCGTCAACGCGGCCGTCGTTGGTATCTTAATCGCCGCTTTGTACCAACCAATTTGGACAAGCTCGATCCTAACAGCGCTCGACTTCGCTTTCGCCGCAGTCCTATTCTTCATGCTCGTCTATTGGAAACTCCCACCGTGGGTGATCGTTCTAACTGGAGCAGTAGGCGGCTTCCTCATGACGTTGATTTAA
- a CDS encoding PadR family transcriptional regulator codes for MEDRVLRKLFLGFIHIHILHHASEHPIFGQWMLDELREHGYRMSAGTLYPILHSMEHDGLLAKEEQKVAGRTRKYYTTTPKGENILKEARTKAYELFKEIN; via the coding sequence ATGGAAGATCGCGTCCTGCGCAAGCTATTCCTAGGCTTTATACATATTCACATCCTGCATCACGCAAGCGAACATCCCATCTTCGGCCAGTGGATGCTCGACGAACTCCGTGAGCACGGCTATCGGATGAGCGCCGGCACCCTTTATCCGATCCTGCACAGCATGGAGCACGACGGCCTCCTCGCCAAAGAGGAGCAAAAAGTCGCCGGCCGCACCCGCAAATACTACACGACTACTCCTAAGGGGGAAAATATATTAAAAGAAGCCAGAACAAAAGCATACGAACTATTTAAAGAGATTAATTAA
- a CDS encoding HAD family hydrolase gives MITAVALDMDGTLLDSNHEVSEDTVAILQNFQQREGLVILATGRTLREVRDVLPPSFRPDAMVGANGALIAVAEDGAMGEPTHHTIQPELISKLIDGAREHGVYYEIHPAEGQRFALASDRELIESQVQDLETTSVENHEAKSRREAVETKIAWLDELPQSGNVKAYFFAKEQQDMRAFISWLEELKETEDFSTSSSSSHNVEVMAHGINKATGVKELLRHFGHSVDGLLAVGDAGNDLPLLQLANVAAVMKNGNDDVKKQIGRVTEFTNDENGLAHFLKQHI, from the coding sequence ATGATTACAGCAGTCGCATTAGATATGGACGGGACGCTACTCGATTCCAACCACGAGGTGTCGGAGGATACCGTGGCAATTCTACAAAACTTCCAGCAGCGAGAGGGCCTTGTGATCCTCGCAACGGGACGCACGCTTCGCGAGGTGCGCGATGTCCTTCCACCCTCGTTTCGTCCTGACGCAATGGTTGGGGCGAATGGGGCACTCATCGCCGTGGCCGAGGACGGCGCGATGGGTGAGCCGACGCATCACACGATTCAGCCGGAGCTCATCAGCAAACTGATCGATGGCGCGCGCGAGCATGGCGTGTACTACGAGATCCATCCGGCCGAGGGCCAGCGGTTTGCCTTAGCATCCGACCGCGAGCTGATCGAGAGCCAAGTCCAAGATCTCGAGACTACGAGTGTCGAAAATCACGAGGCAAAGTCACGTAGAGAAGCGGTTGAAACTAAAATCGCTTGGCTCGACGAACTGCCACAAAGTGGCAATGTAAAGGCGTATTTTTTCGCCAAAGAGCAGCAGGACATGCGCGCATTTATTAGCTGGTTAGAGGAATTAAAAGAGACGGAAGACTTCTCCACCTCATCGTCCTCCTCCCACAACGTCGAAGTCATGGCGCATGGCATCAACAAAGCAACGGGCGTGAAAGAGCTATTGCGACACTTCGGTCACAGCGTGGACGGCTTACTCGCAGTAGGAGACGCCGGCAACGATCTGCCACTCCTCCAGCTCGCAAACGTCGCCGCCGTCATGAAGAACGGCAACGACGACGTCAAAAAGCAAATCGGACGAGTCACAGAGTTTACCAACGACGAAAACGGCCTCGCCCATTTTCTGAAGCAGCATATATAA
- a CDS encoding PTS ascorbate transporter subunit IIC: MGFFEFLMNEILSLPEVLVGLIVLTGLVLQRAKFAKVFSGTAKSIIGFVILGAGATVIIGSLDSLGGIIQDRFSIQGVIPNNEAIVALAQQTLGTETALIMGFGFIANILFARFTPFKYIFLTGHHAFFMAALLSAVLGSSGMTGVTLVVTGSVILGAVMVIMPAIAQPFMRKVTGGDEIALGHFGTIGYVSAGLVSKYVGDEKKSAEDIKIPEQWSFLRDSLIATALTMVVMFLILVLVAGPDVVAPYAGDQNYIMFGLMQGITFAAGFSIIMAGVRMILAEIVPAFRGIAEKLVPGAKPALDVPIIFPYAPTAVIIGFLCSFIGGVISMFFLGIFSLALIIPGLVPHFFTGAGAGVFGNAMGGKVGAAVGGFTNGVIISFIPALLLPVLGGLGFENTTFGDSDFGVIGILIGLLANLFS, from the coding sequence ATGGGTTTTTTCGAATTCCTAATGAATGAGATACTAAGCTTGCCAGAAGTGTTAGTAGGTCTAATTGTTTTAACAGGGCTCGTGTTACAACGTGCGAAGTTTGCTAAAGTATTTTCTGGCACAGCAAAAAGTATCATTGGCTTTGTTATCTTAGGGGCCGGAGCCACCGTTATTATTGGCTCTCTCGATTCATTAGGCGGTATTATTCAGGATCGGTTTAGCATTCAAGGGGTTATTCCAAACAATGAGGCAATCGTCGCGCTCGCGCAACAGACGCTCGGGACCGAGACAGCGCTCATTATGGGATTTGGTTTTATTGCGAATATTTTATTTGCTCGCTTTACGCCATTTAAATACATCTTTTTAACAGGGCATCATGCCTTCTTTATGGCAGCACTTTTATCCGCCGTATTAGGCTCATCTGGCATGACTGGAGTAACACTCGTTGTGACTGGATCTGTTATTTTAGGAGCCGTGATGGTCATCATGCCTGCGATTGCGCAACCATTCATGCGCAAAGTAACTGGTGGCGATGAGATCGCGCTCGGTCACTTTGGCACAATTGGCTACGTATCAGCAGGGCTTGTAAGTAAGTATGTTGGTGACGAAAAGAAGTCAGCGGAGGACATTAAGATTCCTGAGCAGTGGTCCTTCTTGCGCGACTCCTTGATCGCAACAGCATTAACGATGGTTGTGATGTTCTTAATTCTTGTTCTTGTTGCAGGTCCAGACGTCGTTGCGCCTTACGCTGGCGATCAAAACTATATCATGTTTGGTCTGATGCAAGGGATCACGTTTGCTGCAGGTTTTAGCATCATCATGGCTGGTGTTCGCATGATCTTAGCGGAGATCGTTCCAGCCTTCCGCGGGATCGCGGAAAAGCTTGTGCCAGGTGCTAAGCCTGCGCTTGATGTACCGATTATTTTCCCTTATGCTCCAACAGCGGTTATCATCGGTTTCCTCTGTAGCTTTATCGGCGGTGTGATCAGCATGTTCTTCCTTGGCATCTTCTCACTCGCACTCATTATCCCAGGGCTTGTGCCTCACTTCTTCACGGGAGCGGGAGCTGGCGTGTTTGGTAATGCGATGGGAGGAAAAGTTGGTGCAGCCGTTGGCGGATTTACGAACGGTGTCATTATCAGCTTCATTCCAGCCCTATTACTGCCTGTATTAGGTGGACTAGGCTTTGAGAATACGACGTTCGGCGACTCCGACTTTGGTGTCATCGGAATCCTAATCGGACTTTTAGCGAATTTGTTTAGTTAA
- a CDS encoding PTS sugar transporter subunit IIB gives MKILCVCGMGFGSSLMLKMTVDKVIQKKGIDAETDATDIGTAGSIACDLILTNNEFASQLEGGQAEVRAVLNMASEDEVGKAIDDYLASK, from the coding sequence ATGAAAATTTTATGTGTATGTGGAATGGGTTTTGGATCAAGTTTAATGCTGAAGATGACGGTGGACAAGGTCATTCAAAAGAAGGGTATCGATGCGGAGACAGATGCAACGGATATTGGTACAGCAGGAAGCATCGCGTGTGACTTAATTTTAACAAATAACGAATTTGCCTCTCAGCTCGAAGGCGGACAAGCAGAAGTACGTGCCGTGTTAAATATGGCAAGTGAAGACGAAGTAGGCAAGGCAATCGACGACTATTTAGCGTCGAAGTAA
- a CDS encoding PTS sugar transporter subunit IIA — protein sequence MSKYVLQEERIQWRDSAMSWQEAIKISAAPLLQEGVIKDSYVDAMITNIKELGPYILIAPKVALPHARPENGVNEAGFSLTVFKDPVIFPAKTNGAGEEANLFICLAAVDSESHLSMLQKISGWLSDEKTLQNLTKASSQEEVSRIVASFQ from the coding sequence ATGAGTAAGTATGTCTTACAAGAAGAACGAATCCAGTGGAGAGACTCTGCCATGTCATGGCAAGAAGCGATTAAAATAAGCGCAGCTCCGCTTTTACAAGAAGGCGTTATTAAAGACAGCTACGTGGATGCCATGATTACAAACATTAAGGAGCTAGGTCCTTATATTTTAATTGCACCAAAGGTGGCACTGCCACATGCACGACCAGAGAATGGGGTGAATGAAGCAGGATTTTCGTTAACGGTATTCAAAGACCCTGTGATTTTTCCGGCAAAAACGAATGGAGCGGGGGAGGAAGCGAACTTATTTATTTGTCTTGCGGCAGTCGACTCGGAGTCACATTTGTCGATGCTCCAAAAGATTTCTGGTTGGCTCTCGGATGAAAAGACATTGCAAAACTTAACAAAGGCATCATCACAAGAGGAAGTATCTCGCATTGTGGCGAGCTTTCAATAA